Proteins encoded together in one Fimbriiglobus ruber window:
- a CDS encoding C2 family cysteine protease has product MNRLFSLLTSPFRRAGSGVGSVRKTLPAKTTRLSLDALDDRCLPSSSPLTWSSNHNLYDGSTLVLSNVEQYIWSSATNMGYALQQGGTLDSFTSSSPTHVHAVLVPNAQSIGVASDGTVYALLTGGQLQVSTNSGKSWTAIDTATESFGVASNGGLFELDDGGSLQFSANRGSTWTAIDQDTQSFFVTSNDTLYNLAGAGVLESSIDSGNTWNTLDSQTESFAVTTAGTLYGLDGTGQLWVLPVGGSRKVLDSTTQAFAVTPGGTLYNLYTGGTLKSSTNSGSSWTTLDSNTQTFGVSSNSALYVLDTGGTLRLQSTSGGTWQTLDTATQSFSLTSDGIVFDLDTDGVIQDLPLLSGAWPEYDTVAQAIAVTPNGTLYVMDPGGVLWDLDPAGYWQWLENNVQSFSVTTGGMLYTLQQGGLLQSAAGPNGAWNALDYATMSFAVSPNGTLYDLDPGSQLWDLPLGGSWQWLDGGTQSFSLTPNGTLVDLDTGGYLWALPYDGSWEVLNNNTQSYTINGNGTIYNLDQGFLEAAANTNGLWTVLNESTQAFDVTPNGVIEDLTGTTPEVSLNSGKSWLNLFTTEVPDSGLASLAQSDFTRDDALTRADMIGLFGEAEADGTVTTAEYASLEVLVDSVAVTMPDDVRNLAGKVVNGNLADNTFQGQPLGDLGPGSSSDQLNDLVQKWFYGADLPATDINPTTGANFAYAPAGGTLFGASGVPSYNDVAQGYAADCYFLASLGQLALQSPQEVESMFTNNGDGTYTVRFYENGVPDYVTVNSDLPVTSSGTFAYAGYYQYGQPTTVSSGSNVLWVALAEKAYAQLAEEGWSRADHGAYDNSYDSINYGWPTTVQSQLTGAFAYSSVILAGSYATSDAESVVVNDITQGNLISILTLATLPDDQSPFIANHAYTLEGYDPTTGLFTFVNPLDDGGGDGPRVVQVTWDQLAPYVFDFEDVMPPAGMSVSSVVGNPYP; this is encoded by the coding sequence ATGAATAGGCTCTTCAGCCTCTTGACATCTCCGTTCCGGCGCGCCGGGTCGGGGGTCGGCTCGGTCCGGAAGACCTTACCCGCGAAAACGACCCGGCTGAGTCTGGACGCCCTGGATGATCGCTGCCTGCCGAGTAGCAGCCCACTGACCTGGTCCAGCAACCACAACTTGTACGACGGCTCGACCCTCGTCCTGTCAAACGTCGAGCAATATATCTGGTCGTCCGCCACGAACATGGGGTACGCACTCCAACAGGGCGGCACGCTCGACAGCTTTACCAGCTCGTCCCCAACCCACGTCCATGCGGTACTCGTCCCCAACGCCCAGTCGATCGGCGTTGCCTCCGACGGTACGGTTTACGCTCTGCTCACCGGCGGCCAACTCCAGGTCTCGACCAACTCCGGCAAGTCGTGGACGGCAATCGACACGGCCACCGAGTCCTTCGGCGTCGCCTCCAACGGCGGGCTGTTCGAATTGGACGACGGCGGGAGCCTCCAGTTCTCGGCGAACCGCGGCAGCACATGGACCGCGATCGACCAGGACACGCAGTCGTTCTTCGTGACCTCCAACGACACGCTTTACAACTTGGCCGGCGCGGGCGTGCTGGAGAGTTCGATCGATTCCGGTAACACCTGGAATACCCTGGACAGCCAGACCGAATCGTTCGCCGTCACCACCGCGGGGACTCTTTACGGTCTGGACGGCACCGGTCAGTTGTGGGTGCTGCCGGTGGGCGGCTCCCGAAAGGTGTTGGACAGCACGACGCAAGCCTTCGCCGTGACGCCCGGCGGCACCCTCTACAACCTCTACACCGGCGGGACTCTGAAGTCGTCGACCAACTCCGGTAGCTCCTGGACCACCCTTGACAGCAACACGCAAACCTTCGGCGTCTCCTCCAACAGCGCCCTCTACGTTCTGGACACCGGCGGAACGTTGCGGTTGCAGTCCACATCAGGCGGTACGTGGCAGACCCTGGACACGGCGACACAGAGCTTCAGCCTCACGTCGGACGGCATCGTTTTCGACCTCGACACCGACGGCGTGATACAGGATCTGCCCCTCCTCAGCGGCGCGTGGCCGGAGTACGACACCGTCGCGCAAGCGATCGCCGTCACGCCCAACGGCACGCTCTACGTGATGGACCCGGGCGGCGTCCTCTGGGATCTGGACCCGGCCGGGTACTGGCAATGGCTCGAAAACAACGTCCAGTCGTTTTCCGTCACCACCGGCGGCATGCTTTACACCCTCCAACAAGGCGGACTGCTCCAGTCCGCGGCCGGCCCCAACGGCGCCTGGAACGCGCTGGACTACGCGACCATGTCGTTCGCCGTCAGCCCCAACGGCACCCTCTACGATCTGGACCCCGGATCGCAACTGTGGGACCTACCCCTTGGCGGGTCCTGGCAATGGCTCGACGGCGGCACGCAGTCATTCAGCCTGACCCCTAACGGCACGCTCGTTGACCTCGACACCGGCGGGTATTTGTGGGCTCTGCCGTACGACGGCTCGTGGGAAGTGTTGAACAATAACACGCAATCGTACACGATCAACGGGAATGGAACGATCTACAACCTCGACCAGGGGTTCCTCGAAGCGGCGGCCAATACTAACGGACTGTGGACAGTTCTCAATGAATCGACACAGGCCTTTGACGTTACTCCCAATGGAGTGATCGAGGATCTGACGGGCACGACCCCGGAAGTTTCTCTCAACTCGGGCAAATCGTGGCTCAACCTGTTCACGACGGAGGTGCCCGACAGTGGGCTCGCCTCGCTCGCCCAGTCCGATTTCACGCGGGACGACGCACTGACGCGGGCGGACATGATCGGCCTGTTCGGCGAAGCGGAAGCCGACGGCACCGTTACGACCGCGGAATACGCGTCGCTCGAGGTTCTGGTCGATTCCGTCGCGGTGACGATGCCGGACGACGTCCGCAACCTGGCCGGCAAGGTGGTTAACGGCAACCTGGCCGACAACACCTTCCAGGGCCAACCGCTCGGCGACCTCGGACCCGGCTCCTCGTCCGACCAGCTTAACGACTTGGTGCAGAAGTGGTTCTACGGAGCCGACCTCCCGGCCACCGACATCAATCCCACGACGGGGGCGAACTTCGCGTACGCGCCGGCCGGCGGTACTCTGTTCGGCGCCTCGGGCGTACCCAGTTACAACGACGTGGCTCAGGGATACGCCGCAGACTGCTACTTCCTGGCGTCCCTCGGCCAACTCGCTCTTCAGTCGCCCCAGGAAGTCGAAAGTATGTTCACCAACAACGGCGACGGTACCTACACTGTCCGGTTCTACGAAAACGGGGTTCCCGATTACGTGACCGTCAATTCGGACCTGCCGGTCACCAGTAGTGGCACCTTCGCTTACGCCGGCTACTACCAGTACGGCCAGCCGACGACCGTTTCGAGCGGCAGCAACGTCCTGTGGGTGGCCCTGGCGGAAAAGGCGTACGCCCAACTCGCGGAGGAAGGCTGGAGCCGGGCGGATCACGGGGCGTATGACAACTCTTACGACTCCATTAATTACGGCTGGCCGACGACCGTGCAGAGCCAACTCACCGGAGCGTTCGCGTATTCGTCCGTAATCCTCGCCGGTTCGTACGCGACGTCCGACGCCGAATCCGTCGTCGTCAACGACATCACCCAGGGCAACCTGATCAGTATCCTGACGCTGGCGACGTTGCCCGACGACCAGAGCCCGTTCATCGCGAACCACGCGTACACCCTGGAGGGGTACGACCCGACCACCGGGCTGTTTACATTCGTCAATCCGCTGGACGACGGCGGTGGCGACGGTCCCCGCGTCGTGCAAGTGACCTGGGACCAACTCGCGCCCTACGTGTTCGACTTCGAGGATGTGATGCCCCCGGCCGGGATGAGTGTCAGTTCCGTCGTCGGCAACCCATATCCCTGA